One Desulfolucanica intricata genomic region harbors:
- a CDS encoding DUF441 domain-containing protein translates to MERKLILLFILIIGLWGHNRMVALAAFTLLILDVLKITIIYPYMERYGINIGILILTIAVLTPIAENNIRLQDILGLFKSSTGIISLAIGIFVAILGGKGVSLLAAQPQIITGVLVGTIIGTSFLGGVPVGPLIAAGIISLLMSIKT, encoded by the coding sequence TTGGAACGTAAACTAATTTTATTATTCATTTTAATAATAGGCCTCTGGGGTCATAACCGCATGGTAGCTTTAGCTGCGTTTACTTTATTGATCTTAGATGTTTTAAAAATTACTATTATTTATCCCTATATGGAGAGGTATGGAATTAATATCGGTATATTAATTTTAACAATTGCTGTATTAACTCCTATTGCGGAAAACAACATACGCTTACAGGATATCCTGGGCCTGTTTAAAAGTTCCACCGGAATAATCTCTTTAGCTATAGGAATTTTCGTTGCAATTCTCGGTGGGAAAGGGGTTAGCTTATTAGCAGCCCAACCGCAAATTATTACGGGGGTTCTGGTAGGCACTATTATCGGTACTTCCTTTTTGGGGGGAGTTCCGGTCGGCCCGCTAATTGCAGCAGGAATTATCTCTCTTTTAATGTCAATTAAAACTTAA
- a CDS encoding YkgJ family cysteine cluster protein produces MKILSKSRKAVYRIYDLVDVLSEQLCRMDPYWKKCFPCNNNGICCKNVDIPLYGVEWVLVSEYLRNLLTEDVQMIQNNLRNNIKCPFRLSSKCAVHSVRPLYCRITPFYATYHEQSTEIEVMYPSKNCTFVRQRYLRVTDRMPQLFERLGERYFIVLSEVIGKSPEMRLLESSGKQYLSQLLDNFCHINIL; encoded by the coding sequence GTGAAAATATTGTCTAAATCCAGGAAAGCGGTATATAGAATTTATGATTTAGTTGATGTATTATCTGAGCAATTATGTAGAATGGATCCTTACTGGAAAAAGTGTTTTCCTTGTAATAATAACGGAATATGCTGCAAAAATGTTGATATTCCTTTATATGGAGTAGAGTGGGTATTAGTTTCAGAATATCTTCGTAATTTGCTAACTGAAGATGTTCAAATGATCCAAAATAATCTTAGGAATAATATTAAATGTCCTTTTAGATTATCCTCAAAATGTGCTGTTCATTCCGTAAGGCCTTTGTATTGCCGGATTACACCTTTTTATGCAACTTATCATGAACAGTCTACTGAAATTGAGGTAATGTACCCATCGAAAAATTGTACATTTGTACGACAGCGCTATTTACGGGTAACTGATCGCATGCCACAGCTTTTTGAACGGTTAGGTGAACGATACTTTATTGTATTATCTGAAGTAATTGGAAAATCACCGGAAATGAGGCTGTTGGAGTCCAGTGGGAAACAATACCTTTCTCAGTTACTTGACAACTTCTGTCATATAAACATATTATGA
- a CDS encoding phage holin family protein, with amino-acid sequence MSWLMSLLLNGLALFIADYFVDGFQIHGIIAVVLAVIILGFVNAVIRPIIVFLTFPITLVTLGLFYFVINGITFYLASWLVPGFQVSNFGGAFWGAIVTGLLNWILNGLFNRKD; translated from the coding sequence ATGAGTTGGCTTATGTCGTTACTTTTAAACGGCCTTGCTTTATTTATAGCGGATTATTTTGTTGATGGTTTTCAGATTCATGGAATCATCGCAGTAGTTTTGGCCGTTATTATTCTTGGCTTTGTTAATGCAGTTATTCGACCTATAATTGTATTCTTAACTTTTCCGATCACTCTTGTCACGTTAGGTCTGTTTTATTTTGTTATCAACGGAATTACCTTTTACCTGGCCTCCTGGCTTGTTCCGGGCTTTCAAGTTTCTAACTTCGGTGGAGCCTTTTGGGGAGCTATTGTTACCGGACTGCTAAACTGGATTTTAAATGGATTATTTAACAGAAAAGATTAG
- a CDS encoding NUDIX hydrolase: MLEGVNQLINRTPDIQNKWEYFSSAVLLPLIEIKGETHILFEVRAAHLKTQPGEICFPGGKIEAGESPRDTAVRETIEELGITKNQIELIGPLDYMLLPSGALIYPYVGKISRPEKINPNRNEVGDVFTVPVDFFLTTPPQVSKMEVSVQPTENFPLEKVPPVYRKTWRRWTYDVYFYEYGIYIIWGITSRILVNFITIIQPENHIF; encoded by the coding sequence ATGTTGGAAGGAGTAAATCAATTAATAAACAGAACACCTGATATCCAAAATAAATGGGAATATTTTTCCTCTGCTGTGCTGCTACCATTAATAGAAATCAAAGGGGAGACCCACATTTTATTTGAAGTTCGCGCCGCACATCTAAAAACACAGCCCGGTGAAATTTGTTTTCCGGGCGGTAAAATTGAAGCAGGGGAAAGCCCCCGGGATACTGCTGTACGGGAGACTATAGAAGAACTGGGTATTACCAAAAATCAGATTGAATTAATCGGACCCCTGGATTATATGCTTCTTCCATCGGGAGCACTGATTTACCCCTATGTCGGAAAAATATCCCGGCCCGAAAAAATAAACCCCAACCGGAATGAGGTTGGAGATGTTTTTACTGTTCCGGTTGATTTTTTCTTAACTACACCGCCACAGGTCAGTAAAATGGAGGTAAGTGTTCAACCTACAGAAAATTTCCCTCTGGAAAAAGTACCGCCGGTTTATCGAAAGACCTGGCGTAGATGGACTTATGACGTATATTTTTATGAGTACGGTATTTATATAATCTGGGGTATTACATCGAGAATACTGGTTAATTTTATTACAATTATCCAACCGGAAAATCATATTTTCTAA
- a CDS encoding zinc dependent phospholipase C family protein, producing MKRIFYSFALISLTGLIIASKINNDNNRYNEDILISKELMSSEVDPSHLSSNMTQEDIEAAEIQEFGKTLKEIAKDIEQKYDQIKNNSSIGNVEINWTSDYKNYSTEASTHRWITWKGKDILKGDNKLNWYNIANNYRSYLYNGSDIADFEGWFTLFVDHFHDPDTDLNLIGSTTSAADKCQECFDLAVDYWKNNLKNDAMLYLGKALHYLQDCNMPHHAALYPVILTSHKNFEKYANSVKDNYVYVFGGYYNWAKSPFDYCDRAAGYAKAYIDYVDDVNNQKKWAYVADNNLCRAQKTTAGLMGQFFQAVGVAAKN from the coding sequence TTGAAAAGGATTTTTTATAGCTTTGCTCTTATATCCCTAACCGGACTGATAATTGCGTCAAAAATAAATAATGATAACAATAGATATAATGAAGATATACTCATTTCAAAGGAATTAATGTCTAGTGAGGTAGATCCGTCACATTTATCTTCAAATATGACACAAGAAGATATAGAGGCTGCGGAAATTCAAGAGTTTGGTAAAACTTTAAAAGAAATAGCTAAAGATATAGAGCAAAAATATGATCAAATAAAAAATAATTCATCCATCGGAAACGTAGAGATTAATTGGACCTCAGATTATAAAAATTATTCTACGGAAGCCAGCACTCATAGATGGATTACGTGGAAAGGCAAAGATATTCTCAAAGGTGACAATAAGTTAAACTGGTACAACATAGCAAATAATTATAGAAGTTACTTATATAATGGTAGTGACATTGCAGATTTTGAGGGATGGTTTACTTTATTTGTTGATCATTTTCATGACCCTGACACAGATTTAAATCTAATTGGCAGTACTACTTCTGCTGCAGATAAGTGTCAGGAATGTTTCGATCTGGCAGTTGACTATTGGAAAAATAATCTTAAAAACGATGCTATGCTTTATTTGGGAAAAGCATTACATTATTTACAAGATTGTAATATGCCGCATCATGCTGCCCTTTATCCCGTAATCTTAACTTCACATAAAAACTTCGAAAAATATGCAAATTCAGTAAAAGATAATTATGTTTATGTTTTTGGAGGTTATTACAACTGGGCCAAAAGCCCCTTTGATTATTGTGATAGAGCTGCAGGTTATGCAAAAGCATATATTGACTATGTAGATGATGTAAATAATCAAAAAAAATGGGCTTATGTTGCCGATAATAATTTATGTAGAGCACAAAAAACTACAGCCGGGTTAATGGGACAATTCTTTCAAGCAGTAGGTGTAGCTGCAAAAAATTAA
- a CDS encoding esterase/lipase family protein produces MKYIKGYVPVFFLVIILVSVLPIQQLFDPDHLVKSENQINNSSNQRIINQSVINKSVHRSIYIVLIKGLGTECNGTRYGNIGFSSLRKKLTLYGFQYRDRRFLQYSYTGGEVKAGEWYPNKYSPEDTGQPIGISVKHLNDLIEELSAADPKARFILVGHSLGGVIAFDFISKYTENISRIKGVVTLNAPLMGAIYNIPNIVLEIFQNNGSVWGSIAVRELILQNEFKVDLENLRRQTALKLQKNGIHLATFATQQDLIVHSSSAFLRDINKKPITEGNIISVSRLEKLPYSLYGHRQILNEALIADYIISILET; encoded by the coding sequence GTGAAATACATTAAAGGATATGTACCAGTCTTTTTCCTTGTTATTATCCTTGTTTCTGTTTTACCCATACAGCAGTTATTTGACCCTGATCACCTGGTTAAAAGTGAAAACCAAATTAATAATTCTAGTAACCAAAGGATTATTAATCAGAGCGTAATTAATAAATCCGTTCATAGATCTATATATATAGTACTAATAAAAGGTTTAGGGACCGAATGTAACGGGACGCGCTACGGTAATATAGGCTTTAGCAGTCTTCGAAAAAAACTAACTTTGTATGGTTTCCAATATCGTGATAGAAGGTTCTTACAATATAGTTATACCGGGGGAGAAGTTAAGGCAGGGGAGTGGTACCCTAACAAGTACAGTCCCGAAGACACAGGGCAGCCTATTGGAATAAGTGTAAAACATTTAAACGATTTAATTGAGGAATTATCGGCGGCCGATCCAAAAGCCCGGTTTATACTTGTAGGACACAGCCTGGGAGGGGTTATCGCTTTTGATTTTATAAGTAAATATACAGAAAATATTAGTCGGATAAAAGGAGTGGTAACGCTAAATGCACCCCTAATGGGCGCAATTTATAATATACCTAATATTGTATTAGAAATTTTTCAGAATAACGGTTCAGTTTGGGGAAGTATTGCAGTACGCGAGTTAATTTTACAAAATGAATTTAAAGTAGATTTAGAAAACCTTAGAAGACAAACTGCTCTAAAACTTCAAAAAAACGGCATACACCTGGCAACATTCGCAACACAACAGGACTTAATCGTTCATTCCAGTTCGGCTTTTTTAAGAGATATAAACAAAAAACCTATTACAGAAGGAAATATTATTTCTGTCAGTAGATTAGAAAAACTTCCTTACAGCCTTTATGGACACAGGCAAATATTAAATGAAGCTTTAATAGCAGATTATATTATATCAATCTTAGAAACATAA
- a CDS encoding histidine kinase dimerization/phospho-acceptor domain-containing protein, whose protein sequence is MKRILAAAAYELKNPLTILQGVTRLCSLTSISEEEQEYFHKLTSQKNVLLKSFSELTVES, encoded by the coding sequence ATGAAAAGAATTTTAGCAGCCGCTGCTTATGAACTTAAAAATCCACTGACGATTCTTCAGGGAGTTACCCGGTTATGCAGTTTAACATCAATATCCGAAGAAGAACAGGAGTACTTTCATAAGTTAACCAGTCAAAAAAATGTTCTTTTAAAATCTTTTAGTGAGTTAACGGTTGAAAGCTAA
- a CDS encoding HAMP domain-containing histidine kinase encodes MAQLIDDLLNLSQVTRYEIKYQEINLSLIVQNIAVEFQKMQPHRKVEFVIAPDLFSKGDFRLIRVALENLIGNVWKFTEKQPYARIEFGVIEQVSTPR; translated from the coding sequence ATGGCACAACTTATCGATGATTTATTAAATCTGAGCCAGGTAACACGTTACGAAATAAAATATCAAGAAATTAACCTGAGTCTGATAGTACAAAATATAGCGGTAGAATTTCAAAAAATGCAGCCTCATCGCAAGGTAGAGTTTGTTATTGCACCGGATTTATTTTCTAAAGGGGATTTTCGGCTAATTCGAGTTGCACTGGAAAATCTTATCGGTAATGTATGGAAGTTTACAGAAAAACAACCATATGCAAGGATAGAATTTGGTGTCATAGAACAGGTATCTACCCCCAGATAA
- a CDS encoding CheR family methyltransferase translates to MSMRKDTEPPGYDAHLEKIEVKLLLEGIYQCYGFDFRNYVYPSIRRRIWHRIKAEGLNSISGLQEKILHDYGAMKRLFDDFCIHVTEMFRDPGFFLAFRTKILPFLKNKSFTRIWHAGCSSGEEVYSMAILLSEEGLYGKTKIYATDINEEMIKKAKSGVFPLSKIRVYTENYIKAGGKRDFSDYYQVMEKNVVLKPFLINNIFFAQHNLVTDGLFNEFDVIICRNVMIYFNRYLQMKVHKLFYDSLSLQGFLGLGNKESLVFTDLADLYAEIDKKEKLYRKIK, encoded by the coding sequence ATGAGCATGCGTAAAGACACTGAACCACCAGGTTATGATGCTCATTTGGAAAAAATCGAAGTTAAACTTCTGCTGGAGGGTATATACCAGTGTTATGGCTTTGACTTTAGGAATTATGTTTACCCCTCCATACGTAGAAGGATATGGCATAGAATTAAAGCTGAAGGATTGAACAGCATATCCGGTTTACAAGAGAAAATTCTGCATGACTACGGGGCGATGAAGAGGTTATTTGATGATTTCTGTATCCATGTTACTGAAATGTTCCGGGATCCGGGATTTTTTTTAGCATTCAGAACAAAGATATTGCCGTTCTTAAAAAACAAATCCTTTACTCGAATTTGGCACGCAGGATGCTCTTCGGGTGAAGAAGTATATTCCATGGCTATTCTTTTAAGTGAAGAAGGTTTGTATGGTAAAACAAAAATCTATGCAACCGATATAAACGAAGAAATGATAAAAAAAGCAAAGAGTGGGGTTTTTCCATTATCAAAAATACGGGTTTATACCGAGAATTATATTAAAGCCGGGGGAAAAAGGGATTTTTCCGACTACTATCAAGTTATGGAAAAAAATGTTGTTTTAAAACCGTTCCTTATTAATAATATCTTCTTTGCCCAACATAATTTAGTAACTGACGGGTTATTTAATGAATTTGATGTAATTATATGCAGAAATGTAATGATCTATTTTAACAGGTACCTGCAAATGAAAGTACATAAATTATTTTATGACAGTCTGAGTTTACAGGGATTTCTGGGCCTGGGTAATAAAGAGTCACTTGTGTTTACAGACTTAGCAGACTTATATGCTGAGATTGACAAAAAAGAAAAGCTATACCGTAAGATTAAGTAA
- a CDS encoding response regulator, translated as MPTKHTDLLEGCKILILDGDKRNIFALTTVLENHKVNVFFDENEKIGIKTLEENPGIDFVLMDMMMPEMDDYKAIKVIRQNPKYETLPIIALTAKAMKNDQEKGINAGATDYISKPVNLLQPLFLIKVCINRCRAHEHA; from the coding sequence ATTCCCACTAAACATACAGATTTACTGGAGGGTTGCAAAATATTAATACTAGATGGTGATAAGCGAAATATTTTTGCCTTGACAACCGTACTGGAAAATCATAAGGTGAATGTATTTTTTGATGAAAATGAGAAAATCGGAATTAAAACCTTAGAAGAGAATCCCGGAATTGATTTTGTATTAATGGATATGATGATGCCTGAAATGGATGACTATAAGGCAATCAAAGTCATTCGTCAAAATCCTAAATATGAGACATTGCCTATAATCGCCCTAACTGCTAAAGCTATGAAAAATGATCAGGAAAAGGGCATTAATGCAGGAGCAACTGACTATATCAGTAAACCGGTAAATTTATTGCAGCCTTTATTCTTAATAAAGGTATGTATAAATAGGTGCCGGGCCCATGAGCATGCGTAA
- a CDS encoding DUF1540 domain-containing protein, with translation MAQQHIHCIVNNCHYWSQGNKCVANEILIASDQFGNQYADRVDATMVKQLSPTPVNSCMESCCKSFVPKGSGEINQDGIKKQSM, from the coding sequence ATGGCACAGCAGCATATTCACTGTATTGTTAATAACTGCCACTACTGGTCCCAGGGCAATAAGTGCGTAGCTAATGAAATTTTGATAGCTTCAGATCAGTTCGGAAATCAATATGCTGACAGAGTAGATGCTACAATGGTTAAGCAGCTGTCCCCGACTCCGGTTAACAGTTGTATGGAATCCTGCTGCAAATCCTTTGTTCCTAAAGGCTCGGGTGAAATTAATCAGGATGGTATTAAGAAACAGAGTATGTAA
- a CDS encoding metallophosphoesterase has product MNKKRLVPKTFLSLKSTINGPFDIIGDVHGCLEELEILLQKLNYRKIEGIYKHPDGRTAVYLGDLADRGPHCLDTVKLVKGMVDAGTALYVPGNHCNKLARYLIGRNVQVKHGMERTVEELKELTEQERKHFANQFLELYNSVPPYLILDHGKLVVSHAGIKEDMIGRLSERIIDFCFYGDANGEVDSDGLPIRRDWAKNYKGKPLIVYGHTPVPEAKLINNTIDIDQGCCMGGYLTAFRYPEKEIVQVNALAVYYDSPRFKPIISPKKEPFEEEEHEPLPPFPYWDHIERIPEELKDIYLR; this is encoded by the coding sequence ATGAATAAAAAAAGATTAGTCCCTAAAACCTTCTTATCATTAAAATCAACTATAAACGGCCCTTTTGACATTATCGGCGACGTACACGGCTGTCTTGAAGAATTAGAAATTCTTTTGCAAAAACTCAATTACCGTAAGATAGAAGGGATTTATAAACACCCGGACGGCAGAACTGCTGTATATCTGGGAGACCTGGCTGACCGAGGACCGCATTGCCTGGATACAGTCAAACTGGTAAAAGGAATGGTAGATGCCGGCACAGCACTCTATGTACCGGGAAACCATTGTAATAAGCTGGCACGCTACCTAATCGGTCGAAATGTTCAAGTTAAACATGGTATGGAAAGAACAGTGGAAGAGTTAAAGGAACTTACTGAACAGGAACGAAAGCATTTTGCTAATCAGTTTTTAGAATTATATAATTCGGTACCACCATATTTAATTTTAGATCACGGTAAATTAGTGGTTTCTCATGCCGGTATAAAAGAAGATATGATCGGCAGGTTATCAGAAAGAATTATAGACTTTTGTTTTTACGGAGATGCCAACGGAGAGGTTGATAGTGACGGGCTGCCAATAAGAAGAGATTGGGCCAAAAACTATAAAGGTAAGCCCCTGATTGTATATGGTCATACTCCAGTACCCGAGGCAAAATTAATTAATAACACTATTGATATTGACCAGGGCTGCTGCATGGGAGGATATTTAACCGCTTTTCGATACCCGGAGAAGGAAATTGTTCAAGTTAATGCCTTAGCTGTATACTATGACAGTCCTCGCTTTAAACCGATAATATCACCTAAGAAAGAACCTTTTGAAGAAGAGGAACACGAACCTTTGCCACCGTTTCCATATTGGGATCATATAGAGCGAATTCCGGAAGAATTAAAAGATATTTATCTCCGGTAA